From Lolium perenne isolate Kyuss_39 chromosome 5, Kyuss_2.0, whole genome shotgun sequence, a single genomic window includes:
- the LOC127299026 gene encoding uncharacterized protein isoform X1 — translation MANGQETYEQIGGDDDNEEEEYVLLELDDCFYSNVQPNSPYILSGLDTLTPTLIVGDGLKMIGEYKETVGTCYAFSESDAPPKSIHDGMAPPKENKGKQASNSKEAPARSKAVKHLSSVQKILKFRSIGEDHQDYRAYLDKDK, via the exons ATGGCAAATGGACAAGAGACATACGAACAAATAGGTGGTGATGACGATAATGAAGAAGAAGAGTATGTGTTGCTAGAGTTGgatgattgcttttattccaacgtCCAACCAAATTCTCCATATATACTCTCT GGTTTGGATACATTGACTCCTACCTTGATAGTTGGTGATGGCCTGAAGATG ATTGGTGAGTACAAAGAAACGGTTGGCACGTGCTATGCATTTTCAGAAAGTG ATGCTCCACCAAAATCCATTCACGACGGGATGGCCCCTCCCAAAGAAAATAAGGGAAAGCAAGCCAGCAATAGCAAGGAAGCACCAGCACGATCCAAGGCAGTGAAACATCTCTCGAGCGTTCAAAAGATACTCAAATTCCGGTCCATCGGTGAGGATCATCAGGACTACAGAGCATATCTGGACAAGGACAAATAA
- the LOC127299026 gene encoding uncharacterized protein isoform X2 — MVRSVMRRSSFLVRAIYNLVRDGLCNNRHCPASPSRQSAYSPHPSPHAGVRLLRCREIPRITLAGCYLLPGLDTLTPTLIVGDGLKMIGEYKETVGTCYAFSESDAPPKSIHDGMAPPKENKGKQASNSKEAPARSKAVKHLSSVQKILKFRSIGEDHQDYRAYLDKDK; from the exons ATGGTCCGGTCCGTGATGCGAAGGTCCAGCTTTCTGGTCCGCGCTATCTATAACCTGGTCCGTGATGGACTCTGTAATAACCGCCACTGTCCGGCCAGCCCTTCTCGTCAGTCGGCATATTCTCCCCACCCCAGTCCCCACGCCGGAGTGCGGCTGCTGCGCTGCCGTGAAATTCCAAGAATTACGCTGGCTGGCTGCTACTTATTACCG GGTTTGGATACATTGACTCCTACCTTGATAGTTGGTGATGGCCTGAAGATG ATTGGTGAGTACAAAGAAACGGTTGGCACGTGCTATGCATTTTCAGAAAGTG ATGCTCCACCAAAATCCATTCACGACGGGATGGCCCCTCCCAAAGAAAATAAGGGAAAGCAAGCCAGCAATAGCAAGGAAGCACCAGCACGATCCAAGGCAGTGAAACATCTCTCGAGCGTTCAAAAGATACTCAAATTCCGGTCCATCGGTGAGGATCATCAGGACTACAGAGCATATCTGGACAAGGACAAATAA
- the LOC127304586 gene encoding F-box/FBD/LRR-repeat protein At5g22660-like: MFDEMLAPASIHSASKSALENSNGVDRLSSLPDELLHHVMSFLPMPEVVRTSLLSVRWRSLWASTPFVHIDYQDFKDENKPRGVDDEKLKEFGDHLLLLRDDAVCLDEARIFVTHGSSWNNFAWVRHAIKHKVRLLQVSGSVHSPYLDSTSMFPSQHLKIIRLQSLFLCHRFFEMLNNEWSVVEYLELKECSLIRVKEISSRSLKVLHMIRCFNGEGLLICARSLTDLSILDPTCLGAIVTRDLSSLVKASVTLSSESLNFPIDTMVYGHRLLDGLSHATTLELHAPLHEVQMGSFYFLYHYRFR; encoded by the coding sequence ATGTTTGATGAAATGTTGGCACCAGCCTCCATTCACAGTGCTTCCAAGAGTGCGCTAGAAAACAGCAATGGTGTCGACAGGCTCAGCAGCCTGCCTGATGAGCTGCTGCACCATGTGATGTCCTTCTTACCAATGCCAGAGGTCGTGCGCACGAGTCTTCTCTCAGTCAGGTGGCGCAGTCTCTGGGCCTCTACACCATTCGTCCATATTGATTACCAGGACTTCAAGGATGAAAACAAGCCGAGGGGTGTGGATGACGAAAAGCTGAAGGAGTTTGGAGACCACTTGCTGCTCTTGCGTGATGACGCTGTTTGCTTGGATGAGGCACGAATCTTTGTCACTCATGGCAGTAGTTGGAATAATTTTGCATGGGTTCGTCATGCCATCAAGCACAAAGTTCGTCTCCTCCAGGTTTCTGGATCGGTCCACTCTCCCTATTTGGATAGCACATCAATGTTTCCTTCTCAGCACCTCAAAATAATCAGGCTCCAATCTCTGTTTTTGTGTCACCGATTCTTTGAGATGCTGAACAATGAATGGTCtgtggttgaatatttagagctGAAGGAATGCAGTTTGATTCGCGTGAAAGAGATCTCATCGAGGTCACTCAAGGTTCTGCATATGATTCGCTGCTTTAACGGCGAGGGTCTCCTGATTTGTGCTAGAAGCCTTACCGATCTCTCTATCCTTGACCCCACCTGTCTTGGTGCTATAGTAACTAGGGATTTGTCTTCTCTAGTAAAAGCTTCAGTTACTCTAAGTTCCGAGAGTTTAAATTTTCCTATCGACACCATGGTGTATGGTCATCGTCTACTTGATGGTCTTTCACATGCCACAACACTGGAGTTGCACGCACCATTACACGAGGTACAAATGGGTTCCTTTTATTTTCTGTACCATTACAGGTTTAGGTGA